GATGGGGTTGCAAAAGTTGGCTTTACCACAAAGGATCAAGCACTTGAGAACTTCAAGAATTCGATGACCGGTAACCCCGAAATTGTCGAACAGCTTGATGGTCAAAATCCGCTTCCTGCTTCGATCGATGTTGAACTTTCTGAAGCACAACAGGTTGAAACGGTGGCAAGCCAGATCGAATCGAATGCCACGTTTAAGAAGATTGCCGACAATGCCGACGATCCGTCTGATTCGCTGAAATATGGTCAGAAGACGGTCGAAAAGCTTTTCACGGTAACCAATTACATACGCTATGTGGGTATGGCCCTAGTCGCGCTGCTGATCTTTATCGCCTTCGTATTTATCAACAATACGATTCGTCTATCGATTCTTGCGCGCCGCAAAGAGATTGCCATCATGCGTCTGGTAGGTGCTTCGAATAACTTCATTCGTGGGCCATTTTTGATGGAGGGTGCGCTCCACGCGATTATCGGTGCTGGCTTTGCCATGCTCGTGATGGAAGTACTGCATCGCGTAGCAATGCCGCAGATGCAGAGCGCACTACCGTGGCTGCCGGTGAGCGTTCCGGAATCTTCCTTCCTTATGATTTATTTGACTCTTCTGGTAAGCGGTCTGCTCATTGGTCTGCTTGGCTCCACGTTGGCTATGCGTCGTTACTTGAAGGTGTAATACTGAAGGCGTAGCGCAGCTTACAAAGGGGGCTTAAAGCCGATGTTGCGCAAAACGCGCGATAGCGCATCATATAGTGAAAAACACAATCTCAGGCTGATCAAATTCATGGTCAGCCTGCTGTGCATTGTTCTTGCCTTTGTGGGTGGGTTTATCCTGCGCGGTAACGACGCGGTGCTTGATCGTTTGGGTATGCGTAATACGTCTGGTTCAGGTGACCTCAACCCCGGTATGACGGTATCTGGTAATACGTATGATTCCCTTTCAGCACGAGTTGCCGAAATACAGGGCATCTTAAATAAGGAAAGCGTCGATTCTTACGATCTCGATGCGACAACCAGCAATGTTTTAAACGCATTAACGTCCTCAACGAATGATTCGTTCGTGCATTATTACGATGCCACTCATTACGCAACGTATCTTAAGGACGTTTCGGCAAATTATGCAGGGGTTGGCATCCTCTTTTCAGAACGCAAAGGCAAGGCATTTGCCGTTGACGTATTTAACGGGTCAGAAGCAGAGTCAGTCGGTGTGCAAGAAGGCGACTACGTCGTATCGATTGACGGCGATAGAGGAACCGATGGTGTGTGGACCGCAGCCGAAGCAACGAAAGCGGTAACGCGCGAAGCGGGCTCTTCGGTTGTTATTACTTTTCGCCGCCCATCTAGTCCTGATGCTGATGGCGGATCTGAATATACGGTTACCTTGTCGTGCACTCGCTATGACGAACCGAATGTCACCACCGAATTGATTGATTCAGTGGGGTACATCAAGCTTACTCAGATTACGCAAAATTCTGATTCTTTGGTACTTGATGCTATCACCGACCTGGCGGACTCAGGTGCGCAGTCGTATGTGTTTGATATTCGCGATAATCCCGGCGGCTATCTCACGCAAGCGGTTGATTTGGCATCGCTTTTTGTGAAAAGCGGTATTGCTGTTCAGATTAATACCAAGAGTGCTCAAACGAACCGAACAGTTACTGGCAATACAGCTACTGATGCGCCACTAGTCCTGCTGGTGAACAGAAATACTGCTGGTACGGCTGAGGTGCTTGCTGGTGCTCTGCAGGACAATAAACGTGCAACGCTTATTGGCGTGCAGAGCATGGGCAAGGGGTCGGTCCAGTCTGTTAAAGAACTGTCGTTTGGTGGTGCACTGCGCTATACCTCAGCTTATTATTTGACTCCCTTAGGCTACACGATCGACAAAGTTGGGATTGCACCTGATGTGCAGGTACAGCCTGGAGATGATGATTCGGTTGACACCCAGAAAAATCTTGCAGTCGAGACTGCTCAGTCGCTTGTGCGCGAATAGAGGCATGCGCTTCACTACGTGCGGCTTTTCGCTGCTATAATGGCGCGATGATTACGAGATTGCGAAAGCCATCAGGGCAGGTGTAATCAATAGATAACAAAGAACCACAGGAAGAAAAGGAAGATGCAATGAACGAAGAGCAGCTTTCATTCCTCGAAACTATGGTAGCAACACCTTCGGTAACGGGATGCGAGCACCTGGTTGCAAGTCTTGTTCGAGAGCGCTTAGCCGATGTCGCTGATGAAATCGATACCGATGTCATGGGCTCGGTGCATGCACGCGTGCGGGGGACAGGTGTTCCCAACGACGCAGCATTATCTGCACAGACAGATGGCGGAGCTTCTGGTGAAGAAGCGGCAGGCGTGACGAATGAGGCCGAGACAGCAGGCGTGACGAATGAGACCGCTGCGGCAACAGCATCAGATGAAGTCACCGCGGCAACAGCATCAGATGAAGCAGCACCCCGTGTTCCTTCGGTTTTAATTGCTGCTCACATGGATGAGATTGGCCTTATGGTCAATTACATTTCTGACGAGGGTTTTCTCAGTGTAAAACCGGTTGGTGGTGTTGACGCTGGTCTGCTTCCTGGATTGCGGGTGGATGTGCACACTGACGAAGGAGCCCTGCGCGGAGTTGTTGGCCGCCAACCAATTCATTTGGTACCTGCCGATGAACGCAAGCAGGTGGCTCCTTTCGAAAAGCTTGTTATTGATCTTGGTATGCCGGCTGATATGGTTAAACAGCGCGTACAGATAGGCGATACCGTAACGTACGGAGTTGGCTTTGAGCGCTTCGGCGATGGTATGGCCGTGTCGCGTGCCTTTGACGATAAAGCAGGCGTTTTTATTGGGATTGGCGTAGCGTGCGAACTGGCACGCGGTCCACGTGCAGCGGCTGATTTCATTCTTGCTGCTACCGTACAGGAAGAAATCGGTTTGCGCGGTGGACTCACGAGCGCTTACAGCGTGGATGCCGATGTGTGCCTGGCTTTCGATGTAACGCATGCCACTGATTATCCCGGTATTGATAAGGCAAAACACGGCAACATTGTCTGTGGCGGTGGACCGGTTATTGCGCGGGGTCCGAATATCAATCCTGTTGTCTTTAATCGTCTTGTCGCAGCAGCGCAGGCTGAAGGAATTGATTATCAGATAGAAGCTGAACCGGGTGTAACCGGCACCGATGCAGGGGAAATGCAGATTCAACGTGGAGGTAAAGCATGCGGATTGGTGTCGTTGCCACTGCGCTATATGCATACCCCGACGGAAGTCATCAATCTGTCCGATGTGGATGGCTGTATTAAGCTTCTTGCGCGGTTCATTCGCGATTTAGATGCTGACGTTTCGTTTGTGCCGGGGATGTAAACGATGGCGCGCGAAGAAAAACTTATCGCGCGGAACCGATCGGCGCGTCATGAATATGAAGTGCTTTCGACGTACGAGTGCGGCATTCAGCTTGCAGGCACCGAGGTCTGTTCCCTGCGCGAAAACAATGCTCAGCTCACCGATTGCTTTGCGTTGGTGCGGCGCGGAGAAGTGTGGTTGATGAATCTTCATATCGCACCGTACAGTCACGGCAACCTTGCGAATCGCGACCCTGATCGCAATCGTAAACTCCTCTTGCATCGTAACGAAATACGGACGCTGCAAGAGCAGACGCGCGAACGTGGTCGAGCTCTTATCCCGCTGAAGATGTACTTTGCAAAGAATGGTTTGGTTAAAGTTGAGCTTGCGGTATGCCGTGGTAAGAAGCTTTATGACAAGCGTCAGGATTTGCGTCGACGGGATGCCGCACGCGAAGTTGAGAGAACACTTAAAGAGCGAAGTCGCTATTAACTGCTGTTGCTGTGAATATGACGTGTCAGCTGGCAGGATCCTGAGAGATACTGAGACACGATAGGAGACGCTATGTCTGCCACACATGAAGATACCGAGCAAGAGGTTGTCTACGTCTATGTCGATGAAGACGGCAATGAAATCGAGGTATCCGACGACGATCTCGAGGACTATGAAGTCGTTGAAGAATATGAAGAGGAATATGAGCAGGACGAAGAAGAGTTAGAAGAAGGGGAAGAGAGGGGCGGAGACAGCTCTGCAAAATCTGCAGGCGAGGATAATCCACTTTCCTACGATAACGTTCAGGAGACAACTGATAATCTCAACGATATTGCTCGCGAAGGGGTTGCTGCAGCGCGTGAACTCAAGGAAACCTACGACGACATAAAAGGGCTCTTCAGCATCGGCAATTGGCTCAAGTAATTTGTTCTTTATCTTGCAGTTTGCGTAGGTATGAAAAAGGATATCGACCTACATCAACACCCCTTTATTGGGCGCATATTTTGTCCTTTACCTCATATGCGGCCTGATGTGTCCAAGAAATCGTCCGGAGACCACCTCTTGTTTGATTTGATCCAAGCATGAAAAAACCGCCCGGTAGGGCGGTTTTACGTGAACGATAAAAGTTCTTTACGGTAAGACTTCGACGCTTAACAGCAAAGTTTCAAAGCGCTTAGTCCTTATGCGCGCTCAACCTTTCCAGCTTTCAGGCATTTCGTGCAGACGTTAGCCTTGCGAACGCGACCCTTGTCATCTTTGATGGTGACGCGCTGAACATTCGGGTGGAACATACGATTAGTCACGCGATGTGAATGGCTCACATTTCGCCCAGCGACGGGGGTCTTGCCACATACTTCACAAACCTTGGACATTCGAATCACTCCAGACGATATGATTTCAGCTTGCCTTTATAAGGCACTAAGCGTTTCAAAAACAGCTTACGAAATATACCATGGAAGCGCTTTGGTGGCCAAATCATTTTCCTATTGTGTGACAGCGCATTCACGGTTCCTTCGCAAATGGCTTGTGGAGAACCACGTGATAACAGGTCAAAGGGCAAGAGGAGGGTGTCCATGCGCTATACTGGGCAATCGAACTTATAGGATGTAACAATAACGCGCGCATCATGAAAGGATGATCGCATGGCGGAATCGATTACCGGCGATCTGCATGTCGCCAATGACGTTTTAGCTGACTTGGTAGGTAACGCAGCGCTCTCGTGCTATGGCGTAGTGGGCATGGCTGCGCCAACAGCAGCTGATGGTATTGCCAAAATCCTGCCCGCGAGCCGTCTGCGCCGTGGTGTCGTGGTTGATACGAGCCAAGCAGGCGTGCATGTAGATCTGTATGTCGTTATTGAATACGGCACAAACATCAACACGGTTTCACAAAACCTTATTGAAGCGGTGACGTTTGCCCTTACCAACTATGCTCAAGTGCCTCTTGCGGGTGTGGACGTGCATGTCCAGGGTGTCAAGGTGCGTAAATAGGCAACGTTTAAATGCGGTGCCTGTCGGTTTAAGCAGCACCGTTTCGCAAGGAGAGAACAACAACATGGCAGAAACCTATACGACCAACGACATTCTCAATGCCATAGCAGCTGCGAGTAAGGCGTTGGGCGAGCGCAAAGATGAGGTTAATCGCCTCAATGTCTTTCCCGTGCCCGATGGCGATACGGGAACAAACATGTCGCTTACGGTGAAGATGGTTGTCGATAATCTGGCCGCTCTTCCCATTGGCGCCTCGGGGGCTGATATACGGCGTGCAATCACTACCGGTGCGCTTATGGGCGCGCGTGGTAATTCGGGTGTTATTACTTCGCAAATACTGCGTGGCCTCTGCGAAGGGGCCGCCGAATGCGAAGCGTTTGACGTGCCCTCGATTGATCATGCGTTTGATACCGCATCTACCACGGCGTTTCAGGCTGTTCGCAAGCCAGTTGAAGGTACCATTCTCACGGTTTTGAAGGATACCGCTGCTGCTGCACATCGTGCCAACAAGAAGAAAATGCCGCTTGAAGAGGCACTTTCCTTTATTGTGAGCGAAGCATACGCATCGGTACAGCGCACACCCGACCTACTCGCAGTGCTGAAGGAAAACAACGTTGTCGATGCAGGTGGATTTGGCCTTGCCATCTTGATAGACAGCTTTGTTGCCGCCCTAACAGGGCGGGAAGCTCCTCTTGGTGACGAACTTGCCATTGCGCGATCGGCTGAACCGAAGGTAGCTATCGAGCAGATTAACGACTGGGAAGGCTCTGCCTATCGGTATTGCAACGAATTTCTTGTTGATTCAGATACGCTCGATAAAAATGAAGCGCTGGACTTTCTTGCCACGATGGGCGACTGTGAACTGTGCGTAGGGGACAACCCGAAGTTCAAGGTTCACGTTCATTCGAATCATCCTGACCAAGTTCTTGCCTACTTCCTTGAACGTGGTCAAATTTTTGAGGTCTTTATTCATAATATGCAGCTTCAAGCAGCTGATCGCACGGCGAAACTTGCCGAAGAGCAGCAACGCGAACACAAACCGCTTGGCTTTGTCGCGGTGGCAGCTGGCGCAGGCAACGCGCGAATTCTTGAGTCGCTTGGTGTTGATTACGTCGTATCCGGTGGGCAGACGATGAATCCTTCAACGAAGGATTTGCTTGATGCAGTAAATTCTGTCAATGCCGATGCGGTTATTGTTTTGCCGAACAACAAGAACATTATCATGGCAGCTCAAAGTTGTGCTGAGGTTTCCAATATCCCGTGTGAAGTGGTACCGACAACAAGTGTACCCCAAGCATTTTCTGCGCTTATTGCCTGCAACCCAACCGGCGGTCTTGAAGAAAACGTTCGTGTGATGACTGATGCGCTTGCCGACGTTCGAACGGGCGAAGTAACAACTGCTATCAAAGACGCCAAGGATGCTCACGGTAACCCCATTAAGGCAGGCGATGTTATCGGTATTGCTGATGGCTCCATCGAGGCAGTTGCGCAGACGGTAGACGATGCGGTTGAGGCATTGCTTGAGCATCTTGAAGCCGACGAGTATGACACGCTCACTATTCTTGCGGGTGACGAAATGACCGATGATGCATTTAACGCGCTTGTTGAATCCATTGAGTCGACCTATGACGATCTGGAAGTTGATGCGCATCGAGGTGATCAGCCTCTCTATCCAATCGTGTTTTCTCTAGAATAGTTCCGTCCAGCCAGCAGGGAAGGTGTATGGGCGTAGATAAACACACAACGCAACGAAAGGCGGCGCGAGCTTTGGCTTCCAGCCGCCTTTCTGCTGTGCTTGCCTTTGATGGACCGGTTTCTCAGGTAAAAGGAGTATCGGCTGGCCGCGCGTCGGTGCTTGCTTCCTGGGGTGTACGTACCGTACGTGATTTAATCGATCGGTTTCCACACCGCTATCTCGATATGAGTGAACGCACAACAATAGCAGCTGCCACGATTGGTCAGTCGTGCACAGTGGCTGGATGGATTCACGAGATAAAACTGAAGCGTCCCAAACCACGTCTTGATTTGGTTGAAATCACCCTGCGCGATGCAACGGGTACCCTTTTGGTTACCTGCTTTCGGCAGCCATGGCTTGCCGATCGGCTTCATGAGGGCGATACCGTTGCTCTCTCAGGTAAAATAGAGTTTTCTTACGGCTTTAAGCGCATGACAAATCCCTATCTTGAAGTGGTTGAGGGCTCGCTTGATGCGGTTGAAGGCATTATTATTCCTATCCATCCTGCTGGTGGTAAGCTGACTGCGGCATGGGTCCGTCGGCTTGTCTCATCGGCGCTCTCGCTTTGCGCTGGCCTTGACGATCCGCTGCCTCTTGATTTGCGCGTACAGTATCGACTTATGAGCCGCCAGACTGCTCTTCAATGCATTCATTTTCCCCATACTATGGATGAAGCGCGCTTGGCTCGGCGTCGTTTGGCGTATGAGGAAGTATTTCTGCTTGAGCTCAATCTGATGATAAGCCAGCGTGCTGAAGCACAAGGAGCATCTCCTATAGCGCATCGCATTGACGGTCCGGCTGTTCGTGCGCTGGCAAAAGCGCTTCCTTTTACCCTGACTGAAGAACAGATGGTTGCTCGTGATGAAATTCTTCATCGCATGGCAGCACCCACAAGTGCGAGTCATATGCTGCTTGGCGACGTCGGAACCGGTAAGACCGCTGTTGCACTCTTTGCCTTGGCTGCTGCTACCGATTCTGGCAACCAGGCACTTATGATGGCGCCAACCGAAGTATTAGCGGCACAGCACGCCGCGAGTGCTGGTTCCTTGCTTGATGCAGCAGGCGTTTCATGGGCGCTTCTGACCGCTTCGACTCCTACCGATGAGCGTGCGTGCATTCGAGAAGGTTTATCAAACGGTTCGCTTACCGTTCTGTTTGGAACACATGCGCTGCTGGAACCCGATATTGCACCACGTTCCTGTTCGCTTGTGGTGATTGACGAACAGCAGCGTTTTGGGGTGGAGCAGCGCCGTACTTTACGGGAAAAGGGCCCCGGCTGTGACTACCTTACCTTAACTGCCACACCCATCCCGCGTACGCTTGCTCTGGCACTTTATGGTGGCATGACGCTTTCCTACCTCACAAAGCGCCCGCGCAACCGCGCTGGAACAACCACGCGGGTGCTTGTTCATTCACGCCGGGGTGAAGCGTACGAAATTGCACGTGATGCGCTTGATGCGGGTCACCAGGTATTTGTTGTGTGTCCGCTTATTGGCAAGCCCGCTTCAGACGCGCAGACCAAGCATACGCGTGAGGCTGCTGCCGACGAAGAAGAGGGATATGCGTACGCGCGTATTGCTATTGAAGATGAAGGCGACCTGCATGATGACGATATTCATGCTGCGCGTGAAGAAGCTCGCTTTCTCCAAGAGAAAATATTTTGCGGCTATAGCGTTGGTGTGTTGCATGGCCGTATGCCCGCCACGGAAAAGCGCGCTTCAATGGAGCGTTTTGCTGCAGGTGAAGTCGATGTGCTGGTAGCAACAACGGTTATCGAAGTTGGTATCGATGTGCCGAATGCGACGGTAATGATTGTTGAGGATGCGGATCGGTTTGGCTTATCGCAGCTCCATCAGCTACGAGGTCGCGTTGGTCGTGGCGATGTTCCGGGGGAAGTCTGCCTGATATCTTCGACAAAAAATCCTGTTGCCCTTGAGCGTCTTGCGGCTATGGAGCGTACTGAAAATGGCTTTGAACTGGCAGAATTCGATCTGTCACTTCGTCGAGAAGGCGATATCTTAGGAAACCGCCAGCACGGAGCATCATCCTTGCGTCTGGTGAATGTCATACGCGATCGGGCGATTGTCGAGACGGCATATCGCGATGCGCGCACCCTTATTGAAGCTGACCCCGATTTGTCACAGCCCGACCACGCCGCACTGCGTCTTGAACTCTCTCGTACCTTTTCACCTCATGGGGAAGGGGTGTCTTGATCATGCGGGTGATTTCCGGAATATATCGTGGCCGACGTCTTGTAGCTCCTGCGGGTCGTGGCACGCGGCCGACAACCGATCGCGTGCGTGAATCGCTCATGAGCACCATCGCTTCGGCACGTGGGGGCTGGGACGACGCAATCGTTCTCGATGCTTTTGCTGGCAGTGGCGCGCTTGCGATTGAAGCGCTTTCGCGCGGTGCGCGATGGGCATGCCTGTGTGAACAAGATCGTGCAGCATTGCAGGCGATCAAGGAAAATACGGCGTTTATTACCGATGATTCGTTTCAGATTGTGCGGGGCGATGTGCTCGGTCGCATTGTTGTTCATCCGCCAACACCCTATGATATTGTCTTTCTTGACCCGCCGTATGCGCTTGATGCGCGCTTACTTGCTACTTTGTTACAGCGTTTAGAAGCGGCCGAGCAATTGGCAGATGATGCTCTTATCGCCTATGAGCATGATGCTGGGCGCTCTTACGCTGAACTTACGCGCCTTGAGACACTTTCGCTAGCTACTTCAAAGGTGTATGGAGACACCGTTGTTGACTTATTCAGGAGGACCATATGAGTACGCCATCAGTGCGTCCCGAACGACGCGCTCTTGTTCCCGGGACGTTTGACCCTATTACTGAAGGACATCTCGACATCATTCGCCGCGCGGCGCAGATATTTGACGAGGTGCTTGTTGCCGTCGCCGCTTCGCCTGCAAAGGGTGGCCATGGGCGCTTATTTACGCTTGAGGAGCGGGTGTCGTTAGTGCGTACGTCAACCGCTGATATCAGTAATGTTCGCGTTGAGCCGTTTAGCGAACTTCTTGTTGAATTTGCGCGTCGGATGCAGGCTGATGTCGTGGTGAAGGGGTTGCGTGCTATCACCGACTTTGAATACGAGTTTCAGATGACGGCGATGAACTATGAAATTGAACGCAATATCGAAACAGTGTTTATCATGTCACCGCCGCAATATATGTACCTTTCATCGTCCATCGTTCGTGAAATTGCGAGCCTCAATGGCCCCTTTGAGCAGTTTGTTTCGCCTTGCGTGTATGAAGCGCTGTGTGAAAAATATCATCTTGATCGTACCGATTGTAAGTAGTTAATTTTCCTTTATATCAAATGATCTATTGCTCCTTTCAGGACTAGCAGCCTTTCTAAATATGGGAAACTATTCTAAAAATAACGCTTCTAAAAGAGGTAATTACCTCTCTTGACATCTATATGTTATTGAACAATTACTATGTTAGTGACTAACATAGTAATACGTGTAAAGAGACAGTGACTATGGGTACAAGGTCTAATAACAGCCAAATCGTGTCAGAGGTGTCGAATGCCTTTACAGTGCAACAGTCATGGCGCGCTTTGGGTGGACTGTGTCTTGGCATGTTTGTTTGTTTCGCTAATACGACAGCTTTTAATATTGCCCTACCCACAATCTCTGTTTCTTTGGCAGCCGGTCAGGCAGAACAGCAGTGGATGGTTTCGTCGTATAACTTGATTTTTGCAGCGTTCATGCTGATATCGGGGTCATTAGGCGACAGGTGGGGCGCCAAGCGGACGCTTCTGTTAGGTACTGGAGCGTCTATCGCTGCGTCCTTCATAGGGATTTTTGCGTCCAACTCTATAACGACCATCATTGCGCGAGGACTCATGGGCCTAGGGGCGGGATTTTATGTGCCTATGGGACCTGCCATCATAAAACATCTTTTCGCATCAGATAAGCAGATGCGTGCTCTTACGCTGGGAGCTATCGCGATGACTCTTGGCGCACCGTTCGGTTTGATTCTTGGTGGCCTACTCATACATTTTGCTGATTGGCGATCTATTTTTGTCTTCGATTTCGTGGCCTTTATCGGCATTACGTTGCTTAATGCTCTATTGTTGCCACATTCTGGTCAACTGTCTTGCAGAAGAAAGACACGCTTCGTTCGATTGCCCTTTGCATCGGTGTTTTTTGCGCTTGTCGGACTTTCTTTACTTTCGGCGGGTCTTATTAATGCACAGGTTTCACTGTCTACCCCTGATTCGTGGGGTTTAGTACTGGCGGGATTACTTGCGACAGTCTTATTCGTGTATCACGATACGCATTCCTTAAACCCCCTTGCTGAACTCGACTTGTTGCGCACCCCTTCGTTTTTAGCTTCGTTGGTGGCGTTATTTGCTCTTAACTTGGCGATAGCGGGCATATTGTTTGTGCTGCCGACGTATGCTGAAACAGCACTTGAAAATAAGCGCTGTTGGGTGCGATTATGTTTATGCCCATGGTTGGTGCTGCTATAGCGGGATCCGTTATAGTCAAGCATCTTGCCGATCGGGTAGGAAAAAGAGGGGCGTGTATCGGGAGTCTCATCTGCATTGCTCTTGGTTTGGTTGGTATGGCTCTGTCAACAATAGGAGCAAGCTATCCTGTTTTGATTGCGGGTCAATGTATTTGTGGCTTGGGTATGGGCATGGGGTTACCCGTCATGCAAAGTTGGGGTATTGAACACGTGTCAGAACAGCAAGCTGGTGGAGCTGCTGCCCTTATTTCTACCTTTCAGCAGATTGGATGCCTTGTGGGGATTAGCGCGCTCGGTTCGCTGGTTGGATCATTGTATGTAACAGCCTGCAGGGGGAGTGCAGCAGAGGGATTTGCGTCTATCGCTTTGGCCTTTGAAGCAGCTAATCAAGACGCAACGCACGCGCAAGCAATCCGTGATGCGGCCAGTGGTGCGTATGCCCATGCTATTCTAATAACATTCTGCATCACTGCTAGTGCACTTCTTTTACTAGCAGCATGCATTGCACTTGTATCGAGAGCAAAGCGAGAAGAAGACCATGTGAGAAGTCGAGCAAGCTGATACGCACGACACTGCAGCACACGGGATGCTGGCGCGGGCAGATTGGCAGGCGCAGCGCCTTCGTTCTACCCGCTCACCTGCGGGCTGAAACTCATTTCTGAGCATGGGTACGATACAACGACGGCTCAGGATATTGTTCAAGCTGTCGGGGTTTCCACCATGACGTTCTTTCGCCACTTTCTTTCTAAGGAAGATGTTGTTTTGGGAATGTCGCCTGATAGCAATGCTATTATAGCTGCTGCAGAGGCGCTCAAAAGTTCAAGTAAAGACCTTTACCCTGTGAAATTGCCCATGCTGTTTTACAGGTGGCTATAGAAAAACCTGATTCTGAAGGGCTGTCTGACATCGCTCTTCGACTTGTCGTTGTGCACAAAAATCCTACGCTTCTGAAAGCCTTGTACGCTCGTATTTCTCGTTGGACAGATATCGTGAAAACACTTTTCCCGATTCATTGCGCGCAGCTAATGCTAGTGAGTTTTCGATGCGTTTGATGGCATCTGCTATAGTAATGTACTGGGTTGAGGTTATGTGTGAATGGTCTCGACAGGGTGGGATTAACGCTGATAGGCAACTCTTACAGACACTCGCCAATGAAGCTGATACACAAATGATGGACCTGTATTGAGGTTGATACACAAACGATGGCCCGGTATACAGCTCTTATCCATTAAAATAAACATTTGGCAGGGGAATATTGTGCGCTGATAGTGAACAGCTCGCTTGCCATTTTGCACGCGTTTGCGCGCATGGTAGAATGACACGGCTATTTGAGTGTATCGAAACTAACGCAGTTGTAATGCAGCATCTGGAAGGAACAACATGGACGAAACAGGAGTCTTGGGTCTGCTCGAGGAGCTTTCCATTCTATTGGAGGATGCCAAGCCCGTTTTCGGTAAGGGCAATTTGCGGCAGGTGGATGTAGCCGCTGCATTCGAGATTATTGATGACATCCGCGACTCATTCCCGAGTGAATTTGCTCAGTCACGCCAGATCGTCCGTGAGCGCCAGAGCTTGCTTGACGATGCCGAAGCTGAGGCTGACCGCATGATCGAAGATGCGCGCAGCCAGGCACTGACCATCGCAAGCGAACAGGAAATCGTTCGGATTTCTCAACAGCAGGCCGACCAGATTATGGCTGACGCCCGCGAACTTGAGCGTGAAACCCGCGCCGGTGCAGAAGATTACGCTGATGAAGTTTTCGGTCACGTTGAACAGAGCCTCGACACGCTGCTTGGCAACGTGCGTCGCTGCCGTGAGCGTCTTAATTCCAGTTCGCTTGGCACCACTGCTCGGTAGGTCGAGCTAGGGTTTTCTTGCCGGCATATATCGAAATACCACGAGA
This genomic interval from Cryptobacterium curtum DSM 15641 contains the following:
- a CDS encoding ATP-dependent DNA helicase RecG, which translates into the protein MGVDKHTTQRKAARALASSRLSAVLAFDGPVSQVKGVSAGRASVLASWGVRTVRDLIDRFPHRYLDMSERTTIAAATIGQSCTVAGWIHEIKLKRPKPRLDLVEITLRDATGTLLVTCFRQPWLADRLHEGDTVALSGKIEFSYGFKRMTNPYLEVVEGSLDAVEGIIIPIHPAGGKLTAAWVRRLVSSALSLCAGLDDPLPLDLRVQYRLMSRQTALQCIHFPHTMDEARLARRRLAYEEVFLLELNLMISQRAEAQGASPIAHRIDGPAVRALAKALPFTLTEEQMVARDEILHRMAAPTSASHMLLGDVGTGKTAVALFALAAATDSGNQALMMAPTEVLAAQHAASAGSLLDAAGVSWALLTASTPTDERACIREGLSNGSLTVLFGTHALLEPDIAPRSCSLVVIDEQQRFGVEQRRTLREKGPGCDYLTLTATPIPRTLALALYGGMTLSYLTKRPRNRAGTTTRVLVHSRRGEAYEIARDALDAGHQVFVVCPLIGKPASDAQTKHTREAAADEEEGYAYARIAIEDEGDLHDDDIHAAREEARFLQEKIFCGYSVGVLHGRMPATEKRASMERFAAGEVDVLVATTVIEVGIDVPNATVMIVEDADRFGLSQLHQLRGRVGRGDVPGEVCLISSTKNPVALERLAAMERTENGFELAEFDLSLRREGDILGNRQHGASSLRLVNVIRDRAIVETAYRDARTLIEADPDLSQPDHAALRLELSRTFSPHGEGVS
- the rsmD gene encoding 16S rRNA (guanine(966)-N(2))-methyltransferase RsmD, with amino-acid sequence MRVISGIYRGRRLVAPAGRGTRPTTDRVRESLMSTIASARGGWDDAIVLDAFAGSGALAIEALSRGARWACLCEQDRAALQAIKENTAFITDDSFQIVRGDVLGRIVVHPPTPYDIVFLDPPYALDARLLATLLQRLEAAEQLADDALIAYEHDAGRSYAELTRLETLSLATSKVYGDTVVDLFRRTI
- the coaD gene encoding pantetheine-phosphate adenylyltransferase, whose protein sequence is MSTPSVRPERRALVPGTFDPITEGHLDIIRRAAQIFDEVLVAVAASPAKGGHGRLFTLEERVSLVRTSTADISNVRVEPFSELLVEFARRMQADVVVKGLRAITDFEYEFQMTAMNYEIERNIETVFIMSPPQYMYLSSSIVREIASLNGPFEQFVSPCVYEALCEKYHLDRTDCK
- a CDS encoding MFS transporter, with amino-acid sequence MGTRSNNSQIVSEVSNAFTVQQSWRALGGLCLGMFVCFANTTAFNIALPTISVSLAAGQAEQQWMVSSYNLIFAAFMLISGSLGDRWGAKRTLLLGTGASIAASFIGIFASNSITTIIARGLMGLGAGFYVPMGPAIIKHLFASDKQMRALTLGAIAMTLGAPFGLILGGLLIHFADWRSIFVFDFVAFIGITLLNALLLPHSGQLSCRRKTRFVRLPFASVFFALVGLSLLSAGLINAQVSLSTPDSWGLVLAGLLATVLFVYHDTHSLNPLAELDLLRTPSFLASLVALFALNLAIAGILFVLPTYAETALENKRCWVRLCLCPWLVLL
- a CDS encoding MFS transporter, whose protein sequence is MFMPMVGAAIAGSVIVKHLADRVGKRGACIGSLICIALGLVGMALSTIGASYPVLIAGQCICGLGMGMGLPVMQSWGIEHVSEQQAGGAAALISTFQQIGCLVGISALGSLVGSLYVTACRGSAAEGFASIALAFEAANQDATHAQAIRDAASGAYAHAILITFCITASALLLLAACIALVSRAKREEDHVRSRAS
- a CDS encoding TetR/AcrR family transcriptional regulator; translation: MAGAAPSFYPLTCGLKLISEHGYDTTTAQDIVQAVGVSTMTFFRHFLSKEDVVLGMSPDSNAIIAAAEALKSSSKDLYPVKLPMLFYRWL